In Solenopsis invicta isolate M01_SB chromosome 1, UNIL_Sinv_3.0, whole genome shotgun sequence, one genomic interval encodes:
- the LOC105201123 gene encoding mucin-12, which produces MDVSFTNVLEGARQYFQGLPVPSTGGGAATSVDLHSTSTTNPASSTSVTTHDHDAPSQPTQSTQSISTSANSSNSSNSSNSNSSNNVQESNRYSADVRPSSSVESSNAATTSSFWNPHVEPYAPQPTRVEVPDTRPGDESSAMEPSSSSSGTVTLTEMQPSNYHQSSSSVAASSSNFSQRPPPTSSSSSSSTTSSSDHNHHHQSQLSTSNSSHLHQMQPPQPPHSPGPVYQQLNNVSRTSFSAAEMLASSSSHSASTYQTVNNDRQSQPIVAQRTQYYPRYHHPDITKCAPAPYSQNSIYQSANVAQPSNMVQQPSTRSTPVEQNNTTSSNVITQGHCPPEQQRISGTYGSNMPLAQSSLGGSMYGSGSSSSSQSYRSTSQYQQQTHRLAASASSISDRSDGLHSSTAACSSSSQAVSPRQPGPGSSSSNHIPSQSQSQNLPGHIPSPHLPSATTSVHYHQHQQQQQQHHQQPSQQQHPSRIIASPHSHGSSYGGRVMSLPPHGVPSSSSSAAMANHSQQQQQQQMPPPPSGYHAGTTPSPHHEPSPRHATPSPHHATPSPQRQSPHVSSLHNPHASPSPHHTPSPHNSFQPHSPTYPPPPPPPPPQQQQQQPSASSRSTPHSYNLPPATSQHYQTNYVAAVRDAAMGLPYAPPPPSQSSYHSFQKSPQPESQGSSYYAQPSRSHSQSYGMQQMLVPPQTVYPNTPGSNSLGSYQQNASKHATYNGADATKRGTIDVTATSYGTHRSPVQRSSNTHNLPPIAALSSYHSNRREPMPKSAQTIARQRMHPTNATSKVPPVVMPPTPSSITMPPQRLAEYPMTPVSAMNHAIPVNGRTTTVTYGSRYSGQQGYPSSSYATTMAPSHANNSTSSTTVTTISHGSSSARSSVPAVHMYQSSDEPDRSAGSSYHHHQPSTRMTTESYAYKEYPYQNPASTGGSQTTSATTMASSPSPSNAVRKRESPLDLSVKTVKTSADSTAQDDLETIGTDKHVSSSSLSTSRNNVNRPMPPPAIVHQSAPVQPSYPSSYDHRPSSNSARNSMPVTCVRTSTPQTVCAPKVDFLPDFTSAPLRHQSHHENPLRRSTTQQLYVPPAQPLSSHHTNTSPLPHMSTFKKRPLPTSQLYDGLTIPSSSSSSTSASSSYLQTNDSMSSRFSKYHPMMDPSPRLGPPTLPTQDYPADSSKHYLADNRAKFDQQFSQRERMPFKRTGESIYGMGSPSKQARVAWRVPSTEKQIVEPKLSTAGVLSEQQKRQEMSLSVPLPNGALATSGAHDQRTDNGGYSVPESSRYQSVYCDKRTYPESKIVRSSPSSYNHPVISKSASVHSLPQQLSGTQLTYPNYRQSVQKTTCPPSGISGGQPVDPPSNTGADKRVLSLLRNSLENKQQRDEQLNSQQPILVNHNQQSFQNKVVAPVEPKSIGRHNLSPFTAASLLERNSNTPPHYKFHVPRAVDSITQEVPRSMYASRVNASATLPGKEASLAGPRGARESENQIHRDKDDGLAAILAAKIRTKAELKQVGTGQFTTKAPFVPSQDASSTPREIDSAASTSTPQSGSSAGSPPKLTREKTVCLPPRRRLFSRTDEDNLPVAATVPVAVTVASVVPARASGCRSSSETSVFDFRESDSEGEMPVLERQTLEEMRRDRKQLSKVQPPIPLNDAVCMNMASSTDLVKIELKENDKINDIDSFWNNTCDKFMEQLRVGDAVKKRGRKKKVSSITTSKVENAVNDSDKESDTNASHTRIKPEDIKKEIPDPATTEDKNLIFKDIKIKTEPGLKEDDKHSSDDSDEVPLIKRKKQEVKKEDSDCDEEVICRRRRIRRGGRIKLESSSGSESSSEDSDASTEFGHGSSVADRLRARKRSIVNVSEGMKLRSRDATPQKAKTEKESKLSPPKGGTSQKTKLKPLFGDGSDFRPGWEEEVYVYKKSLRMPPRLITVSKPSRFHRLSTSLPDLDPGSPALSVSMDSSDMCLSRNKRDSDMESNYSFSIMGLGSKIDDEEATSSTTVSCPPKAMMKHFRSENNSIVDVLAQKVGSGSGQKDSKKKQNLKNNKNVNVNKSSNEPELLPTPGLTPLLSSETSKGSKNKIALKNNRNPIKVTNSVLLGFRKETVNNFRDAFKNNHSLPNEFSTLVLKSRTRTETKVLKKETTIREVFGEDRPASAPPMQNHDDTSQDDDSQNETPENTLGKVRTLKQKVVSRLRNAGILRSHKAIENSKRRLLTAERRKDLLKSLANKKLHRIKTEIEQEETNDPREEENNEMEDDKNDLESRNKKKLKLRPGRRKFRSGFDYIRKKKKPLKKDEALPKERKRQSQTNKPSPECVADIQSEIRTWVIKKGVGETILHRAARLGYTDVTAYCLEKLNSAPSPKDNAGYTPLHEACSKGHLEIAKLLLAYGANVSESANGGIRPLHEAAENGATELVRLLLSYGADPLLATYSGQTPLMLAVDTEANSILEQHLADIQGRTTVPWSFAGPSSILDPEETGYNPFDDVPLDNPESTELDDIEMEVSDINLPVLFTLNNDPDKWVLLQDLMTSLRIKSRDALLRQINPKAHSGPPAIAHRDVMRELKLPDFLEQTRCCHLSGGEKINVRGSKVALIKYNDKVKSLLNVEKVLISLR; this is translated from the exons ATGGATGTGAGCTTCACGAACGTGTTAGAGGGGGCTCGCCAGTACTTCCAGGGACTGCCCGTACCGAGTACAGGTGGTGGCGCGGCCACGTCGGTGGATCTCCACTCGACGTCCACCACGAATCCCGCCTCGTCTACGTCGGTGACGACGCACGATCATGACGCACCGTCGCAGCCGACTCAATCAACTCAGTCAATCTCGACTTCCGCCAATAGCAGCAACAgtagcaacagcagcaacagtaatagtagtaataatgTCCAGGAGTCGAATCGTTATTCTGCCGACGTCAGGCCTTCGTCGTCTGTGGAAAGTAGCAATGCGGCTACCACATCTAGTTTCTGGAATCCACACGTGGAGCCATATGCGCCGCAGCCGACCAGGGTCGAAGTTCCGGATACGAGGCCAGGCGACGAAAGCTCCGCCATGGAGCCTAGTTCCTCTTCCTCGGGCACTGTCACTTTAACCGAGATGCAACCCTCGAATTATCATCAATCCTCTTCTTCTGTTGCCGCATCATCGTCGAATTTTTCGCAGAGACCGCCGCCGACGTCATCGTCCTCATCGTCGTCGACCACCTCTTCTAGCGATCACAATCATCATCACCAATCACAGCTCTCGACGTCGAACTCGTCACATCTGCATCAAATGCAACCGCCTCAACCCCCACATTCCCCCGGACCGGTGTACCAGCAACTCAATAATGTCAGCAGGACGTCCTTCAGTGCGGCGGAGATGCTCGCCTCTTCCTCGTCGCACTCCGCCTCAACTTATCAGACTGTTAATAATGACAGGCAGTCGCAGCCGATCGTCGCGCAAAGAACTCAGTACTATCCACGTTATCATCATCCAGACATCACAAAATGCGCACCAGCTCCGTATTCGCAGAATTCCATCTATCAGTCCGCCAACGTAGCGCAGCCTTCGAACATGGTTCAGCAACCGAGCACGAGATCGACGCCAGTGGAACAGAATAATACGACATCGTCCAACGTTATTACTCAAGGGCATTGTCCGCCGGAACAGCAACGAATATCCGGTACTTACGGTAGCAATATGCCACTTGCTCAGAGTTCTCTCGGCGGATCGATGTACGGATCCGGCTCTTCTTCATCCTCTCAGAGTTACCGTTCCACGAGTCAGTATCAGCAGCAGACCCATCGTCTGGCCGCTTCCGCTTCGAGCATCAGCGACAGGTCGGACGGATTGCACTCTTCCACCGCCGCCTGTTCCTCATCGTCGCAGGCGGTCAGCCCGCGTCAGCCTGGACCAGGAAGCTCCTCCTCCAATCACATTCCTTCGCAATCGCAGTCACAGAATCTTCCGGGTCACATTCCTTCACCGCATCTGCCGTCCGCTACCACTTCGGTGCACTATCATCAGCaccagcaacagcagcagcaacatcATCAGCAACCGTCGCAGCAGCAGCATCCTAGTCGTATAATTGCGTCGCCACATTCGCACGGTTCCTCGTATGGAGGCCGCGTAATGTCACTACCACCGCATGGCGTCccatcgtcgtcgtcctccGCTGCTATGGCGAACCattcgcagcagcagcaacagcagcagatGCCACCACCTCCTAGTGGATACCACGCCGGAACGACGCCATCGCCGCATCACGAACCGTCGCCGCGTCATGCCACTCCATCGCCACATCACGCGACTCCGTCGCCACAGCGTCAGTCGCCTCACGTGTCCAGCCTGCACAACCCACACGCCTCTCCGTCTCCTCATCATACACCCTCGCCGCACAACAGCTTCCAACCTCACTCGCCAACCTACCCGCCGCCtcctccgccgccgccaccgcaacagcaacaacagcagccgTCGGCTTCGTCAAGGTCGACACCACATTCGTACAATCTGCCACCGGCCACCTCGCAACACTATCAAACGAATTACGTGGCGGCGGTTCGTGACGCGGCGATGGGGTTGCCTTACGCACCGCCGCCACCGTCCCAGTCTTCGTACCATTCCTTCCAGAAGAGTCCGCAACCGGAGTCTCAGGGGAGTAGCTATTATGCCCAGCCAAGTCGGTCTCATAGTCAATCTTACGGCATGCAGCAGATGTTGGTGCCACCGCAGACGGTGTACCCGAACACCCCCGGTAGCAACAGTCTAGGTAGCTATCAGCAAAATGCCAGCAAGCACGCAACATACAATGGCGCGGACGCCACAAAGAGAGGCACGATTGACGTTACGGCGACATCCTACGGTACGCATCGGTCGCCCGTGCAGAGGAGTAGCAACACGCATAATTTGCCGCCTATCGCCGCCCTCTCGTCCTATCATTCCAACAGGCGAGAACCAATGCCGAAATCGGCACAAACGATAGCACGACAACGAATGCATCCGACGAACGCAACCAGCAAAGTCCCGCCCGTCGTGATGCCGCCGACGCCTTCGTCTATAACAATGCCTCCTCAGAGGCTCGCCGAGTATCCAATGACTCCGGTCTCGGCTATGAATCACGCGATACCGGTGAACGGTAGGACAACCACTGTGACGTATGGTTCACGATACAGTGGCCAACAAGGCTATCCATCATCGTCATATGCCACCACGATGGCGCCCAGTCATGCTAACAACTCCACTAGCAGTACCACAGTGACCACTATCAGTCATGGTTCAAGTAGCGCAAGGTCTTCCGTTCCAGCGGTCCACATGTATCAGTCTTCCGACGAGCCGGATCGGTCAGCGGGATCGTCCTATCATCACCATCAGCCATCGACACGAATGACGACCGAGAGCTACGCCTACAAAGAATATCCTTATCAGAACCCAGCGTCAACCGGTGGAAGTCAAACAACCTCGGCCACCACTATGGCGAGTTCTCCGTCACCAAGCAATGCAGTTCGAAAGAGGGAATCTCCTTTGGACTTGTCTGTGAAGACTGTTAAGACGTCGGCTGATTCTACCGCGCAGGATGATCTCGAAACTATCGGTACGGACAAGCATGTCAGTAGTTCGAGCCTGAGTACATCTAGAAACAATGTGAATAGGCCGATGCCACCTCCAGCTATCGTGCATCAATCGGCACCAGTACAACCGTCATACCCGTCGTCGTACGACCATAGGCCTTCGAGTAACAGTGCAAGGAATTCCATGCCTGTGACTTGCGTTCGGACATCGACGCCTCAAACGGTGTGCGCGCCTAAGGTCGACTTTCTACCAGATTTTACTTCGGCGCCACTACGTCATCAGTCGCATCACGAGAATCCTCTTCGCAGAAGCACTACGCAGCAGCTTTATGTTCCACCTGCGCAACCGCTCTCGTCTCATCACACGAACACCTCTCCACTGCCTCATATGTCCACGTTCAAGAAACGTCCACTGCCCACGTCGCAACTGTACGATGGCCTGACGATACcatcgtcgtcttcgtcgtcaaCGTCTGCGTCTTCATCATACCTTCAGACGAATGATTCGATGTCCTCAAGATTCTCCAAGTATCACCCGATGATGGATCCATCTCCACGGTTAGGTCCACCCACGTTGCCCACACAGGATTACCCAGCCGACTCGAGCAAGCACTATTTAGCGGACAATAGGGCTAAGTTCGATCAACAATTTTCTCAACGCGAACGGATGCCGTTCAAAAGAACCGGAGAGTCAATTTATGGCATGGGAAGTCCTAGCAAACAGGCTAGAGTCGCTTGGCGAGTACCGAGTACCGAAAAGCAAATTGTCGAGCCGAAGTTGTCAACTGCGGGTGTGCTAAGCGAACAGCAGAAGCGGCAAGAAATGAGTTTGTCAGTTCCCCTGCCGAACGGAGCTCTGGCGACATCCGGCGCCCACGATCAGAGAACCGACAATGGTGGTTATTCGGTGCCGGAATCGTCCAGATATCAATCGGTATACTGTGATAAAAGGACTTATCCGGAGTCCAAAATCGTACGCAGCTCGCCGTCGTCGTATAATCATCCGGTGATCTCGAAATCCGCGAGTGTACATTCGTTACCGCAACAACTAAGCGGTACGCAATTGACCTACCCGAATTATCGCCAATCAGTTCAAAAGACGACGTGTCCTCCGAGTGGGATATCTGGTGGTCAACCGGTGGATCCACCTAGCAATACCGGCGCCGATAAGAGAGTGCTCAGCTTGCTGAGAAACAGCCTGGAGAACAAGCAACAGAGGGATGAGCAACTCAACAGCCAGCAGCCTATCTTAGTCAATCACAACCAACAAAGCTTCCAGAATAAG GTCGTCGCGCCAGTTGAGCCTAAGAGCATCGGCAGGCACAATCTGTCACCATTCACGGCGGCGAGTTTGCTCGAGCGTAACAGCAACACGCCGCCGCATTACAAGTTCCACGTTCCACGAGCAGTAGACTCGATCACTCAGGAAGTGCCACGCAGCATGTACGCCTCGAGAGTGAATGCATCCGCCACGCTTCCTGGCAAGGAAGCTTCCCTCGCGGGACCACGTGGCGCAAGGGAAAGCGAGAACCAAATCCATCGTGACAAGGACGACGGCCTTGCTGCTATCTTAGCTGCGAAGATCAGGACGAAAGCGGAATTGAAACAA GTCGGAACTGGCCAATTTACAACAAAAGCACCTTTTGTACCTTCTCAGGATGCGTCGTCGACGCCCAGAG aGATCGATAGTGCGGCTTCGACATCGACGCCACAGTCTGGCTCATCTGCAGGTAGCCCACCGAAATTAACGCGTGAGAAAACTGTCTGTTTGCCACCCAGAAGACGCTTGTTTTCAAGAACCGATGAGGACAATCTGCCGGTAGCGGCGACTGTACCCGTCGCCGTTACAGTTGCGTCCGTGGTCCCGGCTAGAGCGAGTGGATGCAGAAGCTCCTCCGAAACGTCGGTGTTCGACTTTCGGGAGAGCGATTCCGAAGGCGAGATGCCAGTTCTTGAGCGACAAACCTTAGAAGAAATGAGAAGAGACAGGAAACAGTTGTCCAAAGTGCAACCTCCGATACCTCTCAATGATGCTGTATGTATGAACATGGCATCCTCGACGGATCTCGTGAAGATAGAACTAAAG GAAAACGATAAAATCAACGATATTGATTCATTCTGGAATAACACCTGTGATAAATTTATGGAGCAATTACGCGTGGGTGATGCCGTAAAGAAACGAGGACGtaagaaaaaagtaagcagtatTACAACATCGAAAGTTGAAAATGCAGTTAATGATAGCGATAAGGAATCAGATACCAATGCATCTCATACTCGAATTAAGCCTGAAGATATCAAAAAGGAAATACCGGATCCGGCTACAAcagaagataaaaatttgatcTTCAAGGATATCAAGATCAAGACGGAGCCTGGGCTGAAAGAGGATGACAAACACTCGAGTGATGATTCAGATGAAGTGCcgttaattaaaagaaaaaagcagGAAGTGAAGAAGGAAGATAGTGACTGTGATGAGGAAGTGATATGTCGAAGAAGACGTATTCGTCGCGGTGGTAGAATCAAGCTTGAATCTTCTAGTGGTAGCGAATCCTCGAGCGAAGACAGTGATGCCAGTACAGAGTTCGGCCATGGTTCCTCAGTGGCTGACAGACTTCGCGCTAGAAAACGATCTATAGTTAACGTATCCGAAGGTATGAAGCTTCGTTCGAGGGACGCTACTCCTCAAAAGGCAAAGACGGAGAAGGAATCCAAATTATCGCCTCCTAAAGGTGGAACATCTCAAAAAACGAAACTGAAACCATTATTCGGTGACGGTAGTGATTTCAGACCCGGTTGGGAGGAGGAggtttatgtatataaaaaatcacTGAGAATGCCACCCAGGTTGATAACAGTGTCAAAACCATCGCGCTTTCATCGACTGTCTACATCGTTGCCTGATTTAGATCCCGGCTCACCGGCATTGTCCGTCTCGATGGACAGTTCCGACATGTGTCTCAGCCGTAATAAGAGAGACAGCGACATGGAGTCCAATTACAGCTTCAGCATTATGGGGCTCGGCAGTAAGATTGATGATGAGGAGGCGACTTCGTCGACAACAGTTTCCTGCCCGCCGAAAGCCATGATGAAACATTTCCGATCGGAGAATAATTCTATCGTCGATGTTCTCGCGCAGAAAGTTGGAAGTGGTAGTGGTCAGAAAGATTCGAAAAAGAAACAGaatctgaaaaataataaaaatgttaacgttAATAAGAGTAGCAATGAACCGGAACTTTTACCAACACCGGGTCTCACACCACTTCTATCATCTGAGACTTCAAAAGGTTCTAAAAACAAGATTGCACTGAAGAATAATAGAAATCCGATTAAAGTTACCAACTCCGTCCTCCTCGGTTTCCGTAAAGAGACAGTCAACAATTTCCGTGATGCGTTTAAGAACAATCACTCGTTGCCTAACGAATTCTCCACTTTAGTATTGAAGAGCAGAACGAGAACGGAGACGAAAGTTTTGAAAAAGGAGACAACTATTCGTGAAGTGTTCGGCGAGGATAGGCCTGCGTCAGCTCCACCAATGCAGAATCACGATGACACGTCGCAAGACGATGATTCACAAAACGAAACGCCGGAAAACACATTGGGAAAGGTACGAACGTTGAAGCAAAAAGTGGTGTCTCGTTTGAGAAACGCTGGTATACTACGAAGTCATAAGGCGATTGAGAATTCAAAACGTCGTCTATTAACTGCCGAGAGGCGAAAGGATCTACTTAAGTCGCTTGCTAATAAGAAACTACATCGTATCAAAACTGAGATAGAGCAGGAAGAGACAAACGATCCCAGAGAGGAGGAAAATAACGAGATGGAGGATGACAAAAATGATTTAGAAAGTCGTAACAAAAAGAAGTTGAAGCTTCGACCTGGTCGACGGAAATTCCGTTCTGGATTTGATTACATccgtaaaaagaagaaaccgcTAAAAAAAGATGAGGCGTTaccaaaagaaagaaagaga CAAAGCCAAACTAACAAACCAAGTCCGGAGTGTGTAGCCGATATTCAGTCTGAGATTAGGACATGGGTTATCAAGAAAGGCGTCGGAGAAACCATATTACATCGTGCTGCTCGTCTCGGTTACACG GACGTGACTGCTTATTGTCTGGAAAAGCTCAATAGCGCGCCAAGTCCCAAAGACAACGCGGGATACACACCACTTCATGAGGCATGTTCGAAGGGTCATCTGGAGATCGCGAAACTTTTGCTGGCTTACGGAGCGAATGTTAGCGAGAGCGCTAATGGTGGTATCAG GCCACTTCATGAAGCGGCGGAGAATGGTGCTACGGAGCTTGTGCGATTGCTCTTGTCTTATGGTGCTGATCCATTGTTGGCTACTTATTCCGGACAAACGCCTTTGATGCTAGCTGTTGACACCGAGGCTAATTCCATTCTAGAACAGCATCTGGCAGACATCCAAGGTCGTACCACTGTACCATGGTCATTCGCCGGTCCATCTTCTATTTTAG ATCCAGAAGAGACGGGCTACAATCCGTTCGATGATGTTCCGTTAGACAATCCTGAATCAACTGAGTTAGATGATATTGAAATGGAAGTAAGCGACATCAACCTGCCTGTTCTCTTCACTCTGAATAACGATCCCGATAAGTGGGTGTTGCTTCAAGATCTTATGACGAGTTTGAGGATAAAAAGTCGCGACGCTCTTCTTCGCCAAATTAATCCAAAAGCACATTCTGGGCCACCTGCGATTGCACATCGCGATGTCATGCGTGAGCTAAAACTGCCTGATTTCCTGGAGCAGACTCGCTGCTGTCACCTGAGCGGCGGCGAAAAAATCAATGTGCGTGGCTCCAAGGTTGCACTTATCAAGTACAACGACAAGGTGAAGTCCCTGCTGAACGTGGAGAAAGTGTTGATTAGTCTTAGGTGA